AAATCATGCGTGCGGGCATCCAGTCCATCCCGCGCGGCCAGGTGTATGCAGGCCAGGCGCTGGGCATGACCTACGGCCAGAACATGAAGCTGGTGGTGCTGCCCCAGGCGTTCCGCAACATGCTGCCCGTGCTGCTCACGCAGACCATCATCCTGTTCCAGGACACGTCGCTGGTCTATGCCATTGGCGCCTACGACATGCTCAAGGGCTTTGAAGTGGCAGGCAAGAACTTTGGCCGTCCGATCGAGGCGTACCTGGCGGCTGCGGTTCTGTACTTCGTGATGTGCTACGCGCTGTCCTGGATGGTCAAGCGCCTGCACCAGAAGATCGCGATCATCCGCTGATCGACGCTGGTGCTAAAGAGATTGGATTGAGGAAAAAGAAATGATCGAACTCAAGAACGTATCCAAGTGGTATGGCCCGGTGCAGGTACTCAACGAGTGCTCGGCCACCATCAACAAGGGTGAAGTGGTGGTGGTGTGCGGCCCGTCGGGCTCCGGCAAGTCCACGCTCATCAAGACCATCAATGCGCTCGAACCCTTCCAGAAGGGCGAGATCACGGTCGATGGCGTGAAGCTGCATGACCCCAGCACCAACCTGCCCAAGCTGCGCAGCCGTGTGGGCATGGTGTTCCAGCACTTCGAGCTGTTCCCCCACCTGTCGGTGACGGACAACCTGACGATCGCGCAGATCAAGGTGCTGGGCCGCAGCGCGGACGACGCCAAGAAGCGCGGCCTCAAGATGCTGGAACGTGTGGGCCTGATTGCGCACAAGGACAAGTTCCCCGGCCAGCTCTCGGGCGGCCAGCAGCAGCGTGTGGCCATCGCGCGCGCTCTCTCCATGGACCCCATCGTGATGCTGTTCGACGAACCCACGTCGGCGCTCGACCCCGAAATGGTCGGCGAAGTGCTGGACGTGATGGTGGGCCTGGCCAACGAAGGCATGACCATGATGTGTGTGACCCACGAAATGGGCTTTGCGCGCAAGGTGAGCAACCGCGTG
Above is a window of Acidovorax sp. KKS102 DNA encoding:
- a CDS encoding amino acid ABC transporter permease; the protein is MNLDFSFYNWDLISNFVLKGLYFSLILTLVATVGGVLFGTVLALMRLSGKKWLDVPATIYVNGMRSIPLVMVILWFFLLVPAIIGRPIGAEVSAVITFIAFEAAYFSEIMRAGIQSIPRGQVYAGQALGMTYGQNMKLVVLPQAFRNMLPVLLTQTIILFQDTSLVYAIGAYDMLKGFEVAGKNFGRPIEAYLAAAVLYFVMCYALSWMVKRLHQKIAIIR
- a CDS encoding amino acid ABC transporter ATP-binding protein — its product is MIELKNVSKWYGPVQVLNECSATINKGEVVVVCGPSGSGKSTLIKTINALEPFQKGEITVDGVKLHDPSTNLPKLRSRVGMVFQHFELFPHLSVTDNLTIAQIKVLGRSADDAKKRGLKMLERVGLIAHKDKFPGQLSGGQQQRVAIARALSMDPIVMLFDEPTSALDPEMVGEVLDVMVGLANEGMTMMCVTHEMGFARKVSNRVIFMDVGGKILEDCSKDEFFNNPDARQPRTKDFLNKILQH